DNA sequence from the Desulfobaccales bacterium genome:
AGGTAGGGACGCAGGTTGAGCGGCAATGGCTGCTGTGGCCAATCGACTTTAGTGTTCCCCCTTTAGCTTGGTCCCGGGGGGAGGAATCGTTATTTCTCTTTTGAGTCCTGCCGAAGTGACGCGTTATGCCGGCCAGATGGCCTTGGATGGCTGGGGACGGGACGTCCAGGAACGCCTGAAATCCACCCAGGTGCTCATTGCCGGGGCTGGCGGCCTGGCGTCGGCCACTGCCCTTTATCTCATGGCCGGAGGCATTGGTGCCATTCGGCTGGTGGATGAATCCCGGGTGAGCCTCGCCGACCTGAACCACCAAGTGCTCTTCCGGGAACGAGACCTGGGCAAGGCTAAAGCCACCGTGGCCGCACACCGTCTCAAAGAGGTCAATTCTTTCGTCACGGTGGAAAGCCATGTGAAGGAGCTTTCGGAACACAACGCCTTTCGGCTGTCGGCAGGCTGCAACGTGCTCATTGACGCTAGCAATAACGACAGGGTAGGTCCCCTCCTGAATCTGGTAGCAGTCCGGGAGCAGATTCCCCTGGTCCATGCCTGGGTGGGGGAGGAGACCGGCTGTTTGACCACCTTCTGGCCAGGCCGCGGCCCCTGTTTCGCCTGCACTTTAATGGAGACCCCCGCCGCCCCCCGCCCTGCCCTGTTGGGCCCTTTGCCAGGCATTATGGGGTCCCTGCAAGCCCTTGAGATCCTGCGTATCTTGGGATGGATGGGGCCGGCGCTTCTGGGCCGGGTTCTCATTTTTAAAGGCAACCAGTTCAAGTTTACGGAAAAAACCATCCGATCCAATCCACAATGCGCGGTTTGTTCTCCCTGCGCGTCTTGAGCATTTTCTGCGTCGGACTATTTTCATCGGCTGCTCATCGAGAAGCCAATTTAGGGTTATCTCCCTCTTTTTTTTCTTGGCTTCCACATCAGCCTGGGAGTGCAGAACCTATTTTCTTTTTTATTTCAGGATAATACTCATTAGTAACCTATTCTCCGGGCAAGAAAATATTTTTAAAGTTTTCCCCCGGAATGCTCGAAAAGAGAAATAAATGACTCACGAGGTCAGTAATGAAGTTGAACCAGGCCCCAGGAAGCGCATCGCTTATGGGAGGCTGGCACCTGCGACAAACAAGCCGAGGGGATCAATGACGCTCTGCTATAAAGTTAGGCTGTTGAAAATCGCAAAGGGACTCTTAAAAATGGGGGAATAAAAAACTTTTAAGGACGTAAACCGGCAGTCAGGATACTCACGATATGATAAACGCCTCACAAAATCACTTTGATTTTAATTTACCAGAGGCAGGATTGTCGCGCTTGTGCGCTTGATCAATCGGCAAACTGGTCAAGACCTGTAAAATTACAGAAAGGAGAGTCATGGATAAGATAAGCTTCTCTCATAACTTAATGCTCACCATCGATCAAATTTCTCAGCTTACCGGGGTCCGCAAATCTACCCTCCGGTACTGGGAAAAATCCTTTGATGATTTTTTGAAACCCGCCCGTACTCAATCCAATCGGCGGGAGTATACCATGGAGGATCTGGACCGAATTAAGGCCATTAAGAACCTCCTGGAACAAGAACACCTGACGGCCTATGGGGTGCGCATGCGCCTGCACGAGCTCTTTCCCTCAAAAAAAGGAGAGAGTGACGCGGGCCGCAAAGTCAAGCCCAAAGCCGTCAAGAGAGGCCCAGCGTCCTCAAGGACAGGGAATGATACGTCCGTCTAATTGCTGGGCCAGGTGGTTCGCGGAGGGGGTGAAACCAAAGACTTCCTGCCAGACCCGGGGGCTTTCCATGCAGAGATAGAGGAACGCCTCCGGAGCCGCCTGGGAGAGCCACTCCCGCATGCGGGCATACATTTCGACGCGCATATTTTTGAAATACCGCAATTTGCCGTCGGGCGCGAGGACCATCTCTTGGGCGGCTATGCGGCTTTGGGGGAAACGTTGGAGTATGAGCTGGCGTAGCGGCGGTAAAAAGCGCAATCCTCCCAGACTGATCCAGGCGATGGCTTGAGAAGGGACCATCGCACCGATTGCTTCAACGGTTTGTCGGTATGCCTCCTCCCACCCCGGGAAATAGATGAGGGGGTCGAAGTGAAAGGCTACCCGGAATCCCGCCGCGGCGGCCCGGCTGGCTGCATTGAGTCGCATTTTCAGGGAAGCGGCCAACTTCTCTTCTCCGGAAATAATTTCCGGCGGATTGAGGGACCAAGCGAAAATGACCTGGGGATTGGGGCCTAAGGAGAGGAGATGATCCAGATGAGGCCACTTGCTTTTGATCTCTAGGACGGCCTGCCGCTGGCCTGCCAGTCGGGGAATCAGGCGCTCATTGAGTCCCATGAGGTCGTCCAGGGCCAAGCTGTCACCAAATTCTCCTGTGCCCAAACGCCACACCTGTTCCGGACTTTCGGCCCACCGGGTTTCGAGTTCAGCGAACAAATCTTCGACGTTGACGAAGATGGTAATGGCCGGGATGTTGATATAGCCCTGGAGTACGCAGTACGTGCAGTCCATGGGGCAGTTGAGGGTGACCTGGAGCACCTGGTAGCCACAGCAGACATAATCCTTGGTCCCGGGACAAGGCCGCCAGAATGGCCCTTTTTGAACTGCCAGAAGCAGGGTGGTCTTAGCTTCGGGCAGCCATGCGGCCCCATTGCGCGCCGAAGCCTTAAGGGCGTCCCGGTCTTGGATCACATCCACCGGCACCCTCGGCAGCTTCGCCAAAATCCGCCGGGTCATGGGATAATCCCGGGCTTCTTTTTCAATCAGAATTCGGCATATTCGCTTGGCCAATGGCATATCATCAAATAATTAAGGGAAGGGGATAAGGGCTTTTTCACAAGTGCCTTTACCCCTTCCACCTTAATTTTTCATAATTCTTTTCTGCAGACCCAGTTAAAAACAGCTCTTTTTTCAATCATTTGCTAATGGTTGTTTTTCGTAATCGGAAATCAATGAATGAAGATCGTTACCAGTAATTTCTTTAAGCCTTGGAATACAATTAAAACTAAAATATTGCTTGGGATTCACATCAGGCCATATTTTATAATATTCCTTTTGAACCTCCTTAATTCCCTTTTCCATAATTTGTGATATTCTAAACGCATAACCTCTTTGGCATAATATTTTTTTATTTTCTTCCCCGCCATAAATAGTTATTAGCATTCTATATTCTCCATGTTCTACCCATTTAATATTTTCTTCCATAGTTGCACATAATTTAGAATATAATTGTACTGGAAGAATGCCATTATTTTTGTAGTTCGGATCACTCAATATCAAATTTTGAAAATATTTAGTAATTTCGACAGTTAAATTGCCATACTTATCATTTTGAAACTCAGTCAGTTTCTCAGAAAAATAATAATCTGAATAAAGTAAATTACTTGGGAAAACGACGAAGGCTTTAAA
Encoded proteins:
- a CDS encoding HesA/MoeB/ThiF family protein, which codes for MSPAEVTRYAGQMALDGWGRDVQERLKSTQVLIAGAGGLASATALYLMAGGIGAIRLVDESRVSLADLNHQVLFRERDLGKAKATVAAHRLKEVNSFVTVESHVKELSEHNAFRLSAGCNVLIDASNNDRVGPLLNLVAVREQIPLVHAWVGEETGCLTTFWPGRGPCFACTLMETPAAPRPALLGPLPGIMGSLQALEILRILGWMGPALLGRVLIFKGNQFKFTEKTIRSNPQCAVCSPCAS
- a CDS encoding spore photoproduct lyase family protein, giving the protein MAKRICRILIEKEARDYPMTRRILAKLPRVPVDVIQDRDALKASARNGAAWLPEAKTTLLLAVQKGPFWRPCPGTKDYVCCGYQVLQVTLNCPMDCTYCVLQGYINIPAITIFVNVEDLFAELETRWAESPEQVWRLGTGEFGDSLALDDLMGLNERLIPRLAGQRQAVLEIKSKWPHLDHLLSLGPNPQVIFAWSLNPPEIISGEEKLAASLKMRLNAASRAAAAGFRVAFHFDPLIYFPGWEEAYRQTVEAIGAMVPSQAIAWISLGGLRFLPPLRQLILQRFPQSRIAAQEMVLAPDGKLRYFKNMRVEMYARMREWLSQAAPEAFLYLCMESPRVWQEVFGFTPSANHLAQQLDGRIIPCP
- a CDS encoding MerR family transcriptional regulator encodes the protein MDKISFSHNLMLTIDQISQLTGVRKSTLRYWEKSFDDFLKPARTQSNRREYTMEDLDRIKAIKNLLEQEHLTAYGVRMRLHELFPSKKGESDAGRKVKPKAVKRGPASSRTGNDTSV